The window AAACACAATCACACATGTCGTGCAGCCCTactacaaacacatacacacatgtaaacaaacaaatacacacatatacatacacacgcacatatacacgtaaacatacacacactcatatatatCCCTCTTGTTATTAATAGTCTTTTTTATGTCTTGGGAGgagatttacatttttctatttgGGGTTTGGACACAGTTGGGTAGGTAGAGAATATTTtttaaggggtaaagtggaacatagaacaaatggagcaatttcttttttttttttttttttaatgaagtaaacgagataaaggtaagcaatgacttttcctcagtctgaagcgcggtcctcatcggcaggaagcagtgaggaggaggaggatgacggaggttctgattccatctctgcttctttttcgtccctctctatatatagggccgtggccatgaagaaggcccctccgatgactgccattatggtgcaggtcatgagggcatactccaggctgcggtatttcagaagaggggatttggcatatccttgTTCGTAGGtatcagatatcaggccgatgaggtacgggctgccggcgtcacctaggaggtgatagattgtcatctgcacggccagggctgaagatctcctccacggagtaactacttttagtataatgtcagatataagggtgaaatttactgacagaagcgtctctccgatgaagatgaagatgttggtggcaacgaggctgatgttgccgaaagtcaatgccaacagaagaaaaggggcggagagcatcatcgcgcatccacacacaagcgggtccgcccgtgggttggatttgcgatatcttttacttatctccgtccctgctacaactcccagaatgccagagacgactgtaaccacaccaaatattaggatgtcgtgatagtcacacggttcagcacggcaagggtccttctcttgtaggagtgttcgtgcgtgggtcaggtatgacggaccccatacacctatggctcccactatgaaggatacagccgtcgatcccagggtggttaacatgaagctgcgatttttaaatagttttttcagatctgtcatCCATTTGGCAAACTTtggggatttgttgttcttcttcccgtttgtagtcgctcttggaagctcctttgtgaccaaaatcatcaaagccacagctatgaggcccaggctaggggtgacccgaaacgcccagtgccagtcgccccttgctgcatcagtcactttgggtccgatgatgtatcctagtccgcagcctacaggtatgacggagtaaaacacgttcaacatgcgggtccgctggtcacttgtaaaaaggtctgcaatgatggagggggcgatggtgcagaaagtcgcctctccggctccaaccagtccactcgtcagcaggaagagcaggaagtacccgtccgggatgaatgacagggtaagtgtcatgctcagccaaacgatgactcctgcgcaaacagtatatttcttattacagtggtcgcccaaatatccggcaattggtgcgaccagcacgtagcttccaatgaacaatgtattcaataagccggacagactagcattggtgtcatatgctttctgtatataaggcagcacccccgccacgctggagcgatttgcatagatgagcaaattaacaaaggcgaggatcactacggtgatgatggaacgtgcggtggacatcacgcttagagatggcaggttctgcctctcagggatatcgcccttttctacatccatatcactatggtcctccattgcttcttcctcctccttcagcaatgggtcttgtggagaggccatggtcacaggtcagagcctgaaaacactagagagagagataagtgaacacattagacaacatgtcatcattcctgtcattatacaatagatccttcaatAGAACCACAAGAAAACACTAAGACCATcacagcctcagaagaagacgcttctctataagtgttttatataaagacgtcttccctgaggtttccaatgtctgataaccctgaacctgtctggttctagtaatatctgataaccctgaacctgtccggtcctagtaatatctgataaccctgaacctgtgcggtcctagtaatatctgataaccctgaacctgtccggtcctagtaatatctgataaccctaaacctgtctggtcctagtaatggtggattataagggcttggctgtatggtcactgggtcATGGGAagttcatactgtagatacaattgggctatcctacTGTATACATTTACTATTAATGAACCTACctcacctcattgggatctatccgtacCCTATATGACTTTATGCcaatagttgatttgaaaacaattttccctttcggagtacccggagtatttctattgttagtacacacagaattctattatataatattatatttctgccctaatctttctgttattcttatactacaccaccaaatctttctcatagtcttatatcttttagaacttcatgaattaggactcattttcttgggggcttttttgggcataattgcattttaggacttttgcaagaaaaagctctagtcatgatactatctgtgcattttattatgtttaatgcctaagccaagtattatCACAATGCTATGatgaatataacttttgttatttcttttggaaattcattgcttgtttttttgctaaaaaaaaaaaaaaaacctgacaaacaaAATGCCCTGTGTatatatgaatagaagaggctgagacttaccttgtggttctctcttcagacaaggaacggtcaaaatcttgtattctctatcgcaaatagaaactctctaacaaacactttgcaccacaggttgtgaatgcaaaacacactgaagagactgcagctggcgcgcacctccttgtacaggttacggtgacatcatcacaagcatgtgtgacatcacagggttctaaaccatcttcaggtatgtgtatatctgtatattaaATGTGAGTagtcgtattagtccagtgatgcagattgtaataccttttttattggactaacagaatgttgtagagacaaactttcgggattcctccctgataatttatcaagtcctttgatcattagtccttgactattggacttgataaagggaggaatcctgaaagcttgtctctacaaaattctgttagtccaataaaaaaggtattacaagagactgcaacattttttgatttgcatatatatatatttatatatatacatatatatacacatatatacatatatttatattaatatacacctataaatacatcaagtacataaaaacatctttaaaaaaaaatattactccaGGCCTGCCGTGTATATCGtcgtacttcacagtgtcttctcaGTTTGTGTATTTGAATCTTTTGAATCTTTTAACCCCacaggaccaagggcatcctgggacttcgGCGTTTCTGTTCACCACCGGTAACAGGGCGTTGAacggaacaggatgcctgctgaaatcgttcagcaggcatcccatgccaaCGCCTGGGgtagtcctgagacccccccatcccGCCCCCCATGTCAACGATGGCGATCtgcgacgattccgggtcatatgggtctccaatGACCtggtgaccaggaaaataaggaggatcaGCCCcgttccccctgaagggataggagtgaggtggtaggggtgccacccttcctatccctgctattggttggtcagaagtgaacgaccaatagcagatctggggggggggggttaaagttcggtcacactctgcccacccacggtagtcggGGATAAGCGGGGGAATTGTGCTGGGAGCGGcggcggaggtcccttaccgaagTGGGTGGCGGGCGGCAATCCTGCTACTGACGGAAGCcagtaggtgagttgttgccttgcaacatctggagggccacagtttggagaccactatacagtggtctctaatctgtagccctccaaatattgcaaaactacaactaccagcatgcccagacagctgtttgctgtttgggtatgctgggatttatagttttgcaagatttagagggttacagtttggagatcactgttcagtggtctctaaactgtggccctctagatcttgcaaaactacaactcccaccatgcacgaacagcaatgcttggcatgctaggagttgtagttgcgtgcctccagctgttacataactacaactcccagcatgcccttcggcgatcagtgcatgctgggagttgtagttttgcaacagctggaggcacactggtttgaaaatactgagttaggtaacagaacctaactcgggtttttcaaccagtgcctccagctgctgcaaaactacaactcccagcatacatggtctgtcaggatacattcacacaggcgggtttacagtgagtttcctgcttcaagtttaagctggggcaaattttccgccacagctcaaactcctagcgggaaactcccgtgtgaatgtaccctaaaaacactacactacactaacaaaaaaattAAGGGTAAAGCACTACATGTACtctcccttacactgtctcccccttcccccccaataaaaatgaaaaacgtctcatacggcagtgttttcaaaactgagccttcagctgttgcaaaacaacaactcccagcattgctggacagccactgactgtccaggcatgctgggagtttaggaacagctggaactctttttattagaaaaatataaaactattacaaaacacaaaaacaatgcttaatcagctgaaacataaacaatgaaaaagtaacataAATATACGCTTTTTGTTACAGTATAAAAAGaccttcctaaccggccagcccagtttaACTCAACTAACAAATAATGCCTACTACTACTAATTCTaccctattatccttccaaacacacacacattcattaCCATTCGTAACATAAATATAGTTTTTCTTAactaagttttaactgaaaaacATCTGGATAGGAAACCTCACGTACCATACACAACacacattaaacaaaaataaatatggataaccaaaaaatatttgaaataaataaatgtaaaaaaaatttcggcTACTgccataacaaaaaacaaaagaattttggCGAACTGCCATTACCAAAAAGACAGCTGCCTTTACCCTACAATgaggtatatttatacaaaaatgcttatacataaaactatttatacctAAGAAATGCATATAAATAATCCTACACTATgaactatcccatcacccacaccaccacccccTGGAAATGGGTTGGAGTTCATAAATCACAGTTTTAAcagaaacagtcattgtccataaactgacccaagccagacccccccaaaaaaaaaaatttaaaaaaaaaaacctccccccaaaaaacccCACCCAAtctaaaatacacccctcacccaCTAAATTATAAACTGACTAAACAATATACAAactcactacaaccacagaaacaatataaaaaaaacagagtAATACAGTACTATACCACAAACCCCAccaggcccaagtttggttgcctgcaagccctttaccttcaaattacagaaaacaaaacaaaaagctagagtgacatgcatagcccaccatcAGGAAGAAAGATGGCAATCttgataaaactaagtttcaaaaacCTTTCCCTATCAACCTTacctctaaccctatcgctatcccttcataaaactgaccctatactccccCTAAtgtctatatactgtccctaaccaaaattaagatACTTTACCTTAAGGGCCTattacctagggcacatcaaaagaaaaccctctccataggagagaagccctactggtaccaagactgtcatactctaaagacctgatcttcccgaggtcaccggtgatattcctacagacctccacttcggagaggactttctgttgggtcgacaataaacactgtgcgttccacgtgtagtacctaaccactaagctgattaagaataaagtgccccgatctcggccacccaggttcgtaaatgccccataagcccactccggataggtaaggccagcaagttgactccagccaatagAAGCACCCACCCAGTTGTAaaccccctatattaaagggacaatgaagaaggaagtggtccatgctttccagcatgtccccgcactcttctcggggacatcaccggtcatcagagttcctgtacttcaggttgccccttacatatagcttgccctgaaagcagcgccaggccaagtcctaaaaaacttctgggggatccgtttCATGTTCAAAACATAACACCtcaccctcatatcccgacctgggcagtccctgagcggcAGAGGCTtatggaagtgggtcaacagaacccgtttgtcaaggaattgCCTTGACTGGgttctgatctcccacactcccagacctcaccgacgtatcgccttcagagtcggggtagcataagccggaagatatccatggggcgtacaaaggtccttcactcgccctcctctcttcCATTCCTGggagaaaggccgaaaccattccctgcaggagagtacccacggaggagccctctccgaccagaggtttgagatgtttgctttcaagaaggtgttcgttgaGAACACCCCAGGGTTTACCATAGacaaaccccctagtctcctcatgcaatacgtaacctccctcttgactaggttcaacctgttcccccataacagttggaaaaacaggctgtagatcctagtatagtaagtagacttgtgcactagaaaaattttcgttttgttttttttcgttttttagttttggaaaaaattttcggttcggcaatattttcgtttttgatttttcggatacattcggtattcgggtgttaggggggttgatttttttcggatacattcggtattcgggtacattcggtaaatctttttattcttttttggactttagcgatcctaaaaaattatggagatatcttttttataaaaaatttgtagggtaccataaaaaatcataataaaaaagatacagtagtgatggaaaaaattgtatctaacaaaatgtatcttttttattaagaaatgtttattaatttttaaacagggatcaatttatgtgagcgggtaaagcactaaaaatgtagccgacaataataaaaatgtagtgtgtgcgtgtttttcactttttttttaaacattttttaggtagtactactactcccagcatggaacacactcttccatgatgggagtagtagttacctgtactagaGAAACAAAAGgggtagatcagctcaccaacTCCATATGTGTCAAGCATCAGGCAATAGTCCCGGAGCACGGACGCAGGGAGCCGCCACTCCCCGTGAGACTGAGAGGAGGAAAATGGAaggggtccagctcctgggtagataatccaataaaacttaacctttaatggcaacCAATTAAAACATGGAAAGTCGCCACAGAAGTgacgagtgacatgtcacttaaaaacaaggggggggtgaaacgccgacgcgtttcgagcagttgctcttagtcatggcgttggtacctagtcacacgggggtttaaataccctcTGGCATATGGTCGGGTCCCACCGTGGAAAAAACTCCCCGCCTACGTCCAGCAGGATGTGACGTGGCATAGGGAAGGTAGTCAAGAAAAAAGAAGAAGGTGCGGCCAGGTAAGAACTGACTAGGTGAAAAAAGATGGCCGATTAACCCATGCGTAACCCGTATGTCAATACATAATACGTGTGCAGGCATGCGGTATGTGCGAACAATACAGTGTAATAGTGTAGCGGCCGCTAGTGGGATATTAGCCTGTCGGGTAATTGGCCTGTCATATAACCAAAAGCGCATGTTGTGAATTAGCCTGTCACATAGTAAAAAGCGCATGTTGTGAATTACCACCTAAAAGTCCAAactagtaaaaaaatatatatattcgtacACATGAGAGTTTAGCCCGTAGCTGGATGTAACATGTTAATAGGCATGTTTAGCAGTTGAGCAAATTAAGTGCTTGAATGCGATGTATAAAGGATACATATAGAGACATATGATAAAACTGTCTGGGAGACATAAGAAATCATGAATATGTTTTAGTATACGGACACATGGGGACCTGTAGATAGGTATATATAGTAACAAAGGACAGGAATCACAACTTGAAATAAAACTCCAAGGATAAGTGAGTTTTACCATAGCCACAATAAGGTGATGTATAGAAAAAACCAAATAaggccaaaagaaaaagaaaaaatgtatgaACTTTTTTGTGTGTACTGATTTAATAAAAATACATGAGATCATTTCTATAGTTGAGACCCTTAGGAGCACGTGTTTCCATCCTTAGAATCCAAAAAGCCTCTCTTGTATGAAGGGCATGTAACCAATCACCCCCCCGTTTGGGACGGGGTACTTTTTCAATTCCTTGGATGGAAATAGTGTTACTTTTCCCTTCATGGTGCTCCACTAAATGCCTGGTCAAACCAGACATAGATCTGGAGGAAAAATTCGGACGAATAGCAAGATGTTCATATATCCTTCTTTTTAGTTTTCGTCCCGTGCATCCAATGTATTGCATACTGCATGCAATACATGTTGCACAGTATACAACATATTCGCTATCGCagttaataaagttttttatagTGTAACTAGTGCCTGTTGCTACTGACACAACCTGATGGGTGGAGGGCATTAGAGCGCATATATTACACCGTGACCTCCCACATTTATGGCTCCCATTGGAATGGAGCCATGTGTTGGCGGGTTTGTCGCCCGGTAGATCACTGGGTGACAAAATAGACCCCAGAGATCTAGATCTTTTGGCTACACATCTAACCCCTCCAGATAACAGTTTCGCCATGTCGTCATTTTGTAGCAATACCGGGATATGCTTAGTGATAATATTTTTAATTTGATCAAAGTTTTGACTATAAGGAGTGGTGAAAGTAGGAATAAAGCACCCGTCCTTATTTTCTTCATGTGACGGAAGCAAGTATTCATCTCTGGATTTGGAATCGGCAATGGCTTTTGCCCTAGCGAGTGTGGCACCACTGTATCCCCTCTGTTTCAGGCGTCCTGTGATGCCAGCACTTGCTAACTGATAGGATGTGTCATTCGAGGATGCCCTTTTTGCCCTTATGTATTCCCCTATAGGGAGATTCTTAGTGGTATGTGCAGGATGTCCACTTTGGGCATGCAGAATGCTGTTGCCCGCTGTAGTTTTGCGGAACATACTAGTATCAATTTTTAGAGTACGTTTGTTCCCCACCAGAGTGACATCAAGGAAATTAATCGCTTCTTTTTCTCTGACCATAGTGAAGCGTAGATTCAAATCATTATCATTGAGGCGAGACAAAAAACCATCACTTTCATGTTCCCCCAAACCTTGGCATATTAGGAGGAGATCGTCTATATATCTGCCGTACCAGTAGATGTTACTCTGGTACGGATTACAGGTGGCATACAGACGATGCTCCTCCCAGAACGCCATGTAAAGATTAGCGAGGGAGGGGGAGAATTTTGCCCCCATAGGACAACCAGTAACCTGAAGAAAAAACAGACCATTGAAGGTGAAATAATTGTGTTGTAACAGAAAAGCCAGAACTTCAACTATATACTGTCTTAAACAGGGACTGTACTCAGTGTATTTGTTAAGATGATATGTTAACGCTATTTCAGCCTTGTCATGTGGTATGCAGCTATATAGTGACACCACATCACATGAGACCCACTCAAACCCACTTTTCCACTCAATTTGAGACATGGCGTTTAGGAGAGACTTAGTATCCCTAATATAGCCCATCGTTCTCTGGACCAGGGGCTGTAACATATGATCAAGCCAATTGCCCAAACGCTCAAGGAGCGAATCAATACCCGCAACTATAGGGCGGAAAGGGGGTGGGAAGACATTTTTGTGGGTCTTCGGAAGAGCATGAAAAACCGGTATTTTTGGATATTTGGGATTAAGGAATTCTTTTTGTTTCAGAGTGATTATATCAAACATAACCCCATCCTCCAGTATACGTTCCAGTTTTGCTCTCACCACATTCGTGGGATCAGATGGAAttcttttatatgttgttacatcCCCTAACATATTCATGATCTCTCTTTCATACAGGCTTTTGTCCAAAATAACCACAGATCCTCCCTTATCTGCCTGTCTGATGTATATGTGTGGGTTATTCTTTAGATCCTGTAAGGCTTTATTTTCCTTCTTATTGAAATTAGTAGGTGATGTTGATGTTTGTCTCTCTAGATTGCGCAAGTCCATTTCCACTCTACGTTGATATATATCCATGGCCTCGACTCTAGAGTTGATAGGGTAGAAGCTGGGGTTTGTTGTTGGAAAAATGTCCTTCGTGGAAGTGATATCATTGTTTGTACTATTAGATGGAACTTGCAAATCCATGAGGTTTAAACATGTGGTCTGATCTGCAAAGCTCGTATGGAGCGGTAAATTGGCTTTTCCTATTTGGTTCAATATAGAAGGTTTTGATCCATTTGATTGTATTTCCACCATATC is drawn from Hyla sarda isolate aHylSar1 chromosome 4, aHylSar1.hap1, whole genome shotgun sequence and contains these coding sequences:
- the LOC130367096 gene encoding protein spinster homolog 1-like, with translation MASPQDPLLKEEEEAMEDHSDMDVEKGDIPERQNLPSLSVMSTARSIITVVILAFVNLLIYANRSSVAGVLPYIQKAYDTNASLSGLLNTLFIGSYVLVAPIAGYLGDHCNKKYTVCAGVIVWLSMTLTLSFIPDGYFLLFLLTSGLVGAGEATFCTIAPSIIADLFTSDQRTRMLNVFYSVIPVGCGLGYIIGPKVTDAARGDWHWAFRVTPSLGLIAVALMILVTKELPRATTNGKKNNKSPKFAKWMTDLKKLFKNRSFMLTTLGSTAVSFIVGAIGVWGPSYLTHARTLLQEKDPCRAEPCDYHDILIFGVVTVVSGILGVVAGTEISKRYRKSNPRADPLVCGCAMMLSAPFLLLALTFGNISLVATNIFIFIGETLLSVNFTLISDIILKVVTPWRRSSALAVQMTIYHLLGDAGSPYLIGLISDTYEQGYAKSPLLKYRSLEYALMTCTIMAVIGGAFFMATALYIERDEKEAEMESEPPSSSSSSLLPADEDRASD